In Gimesia benthica, a single window of DNA contains:
- a CDS encoding sulfatase-like hydrolase/transferase, giving the protein MRLSGITCLILVQLFVSAVLAGTPRPDMVIFLSDDHTWRDSSVYGSPDIKTPNMDRLAARGMTFNNAFVASPSCAPSRAALLTGLYPANNGAEPNHFRPRAEIKKLPAYLQELGYEVVSFGKVGHYKQTPEYGFDIARHFRYHEDIAIPKAIEWLQQRDSDRPLCLFVGTNWPHVPWPEEIGDIDPAALQVPPHHVDTPVTREWRAKYMAAIQTMDRELGQVYDVARQKLGDDVFFLHTSDHGAQWPFGKWNLYDEGIRTPLIVSWPEQIKPGVRTDAMASWIDILPTLIDVAGGTPPDSIDGRSLLPVLKGETTTHREVIFTTHSGDGDNNVYPMRAARTLDGWKYIRNLHPEFRFTSHVTNARAKNSYWDSWVQKAITHPQARQKVRRYLERPDEELYQVNTDPYEQQNRVDEPEQAERLRMLRQQVDDWLEETGDQKNVYGRPQRIAAEDKPNVIMVFIDDMGWSDLSCFQGAAVKTEYIDRLAAEGIRFTNFYVNSPICSPSRVALTTGQYPQRWRINSYLAQRKKNRERGLAQWLEPKAPVLARELKHAGYATGHFGKWHMGGQRDVGEAPLITRYGFDQSLTNFEGLGPRVLPLKDAYDGKPPQKHDLGSANLGHGPIRWEDRSVVTAAFVKDALNFIDQAEATGQPFYLNLWPDDVHSPFFPPEVVRDATDGSKRALYYAVLKAMDQQLGALFDRIRNDVKLKNNTLILIASDNGPEIGAGLANPLRGAKTWLYEGGVRSPLIVWGPSLINPKAAGTTNNTSVLSALDLNRSLYSLTGTELPLGVQLDGEDLADTLLGKEKQSRQAPLFWRRPPDRPGTREEPNPDLAARAGKWKFYMNYDQTGIQLYDLEQDISETRNQAAQHPDLVKRLQQAVYEWNSSLPADAGDPNWRPKKKPAKTGKEKAAN; this is encoded by the coding sequence ATGCGCTTATCTGGAATTACCTGTCTTATCCTGGTACAGCTGTTCGTATCAGCTGTCTTAGCAGGAACGCCTCGACCGGATATGGTCATCTTTCTCTCAGACGATCATACCTGGCGTGATTCCTCAGTCTATGGCTCTCCCGATATCAAAACTCCCAATATGGATCGCCTGGCGGCCCGGGGGATGACGTTCAACAACGCGTTTGTTGCTTCTCCCAGTTGTGCCCCGAGTCGCGCCGCGTTGCTCACAGGATTGTATCCTGCCAATAACGGAGCAGAACCCAATCACTTCCGGCCACGGGCCGAAATCAAGAAGTTGCCCGCGTACCTGCAGGAACTGGGATATGAGGTCGTCTCATTCGGTAAGGTCGGCCATTATAAACAGACGCCTGAATACGGGTTCGACATCGCCCGTCATTTTCGCTATCACGAAGATATTGCGATTCCCAAAGCCATTGAATGGCTCCAGCAGCGTGACAGTGATCGGCCACTCTGTCTGTTTGTCGGTACGAACTGGCCTCACGTACCCTGGCCGGAAGAGATTGGTGACATCGATCCGGCAGCATTGCAGGTGCCTCCTCATCATGTGGATACGCCGGTCACCCGAGAGTGGCGGGCGAAATACATGGCCGCCATTCAGACTATGGATCGCGAACTCGGGCAAGTCTATGACGTGGCTCGACAGAAACTGGGAGATGATGTCTTCTTTCTGCATACCAGCGATCATGGCGCACAGTGGCCGTTTGGAAAATGGAATCTGTACGACGAAGGGATTCGCACTCCGCTGATAGTAAGCTGGCCGGAACAGATCAAACCGGGGGTTCGTACAGACGCGATGGCATCCTGGATTGATATTCTGCCGACATTGATTGATGTCGCCGGAGGCACGCCCCCTGACTCCATTGATGGCCGCAGCCTGCTCCCCGTCTTGAAAGGGGAAACAACCACACATCGCGAGGTTATCTTCACCACGCATTCGGGGGACGGTGATAACAATGTCTACCCGATGCGGGCTGCTCGAACGCTGGATGGCTGGAAGTACATCCGCAATCTGCATCCCGAGTTCCGGTTTACCAGTCACGTGACGAATGCACGTGCCAAGAACAGTTACTGGGACAGTTGGGTTCAAAAAGCAATCACCCACCCCCAGGCACGACAGAAGGTGCGACGTTATCTCGAACGACCGGATGAAGAATTATACCAGGTCAATACTGATCCCTATGAGCAGCAGAATCGGGTTGATGAACCTGAGCAGGCGGAACGTCTGCGCATGCTGCGACAACAGGTCGATGACTGGCTGGAGGAAACGGGAGACCAGAAAAATGTCTACGGCAGACCACAGCGGATTGCTGCTGAGGATAAACCGAATGTGATCATGGTCTTCATTGATGACATGGGGTGGTCAGATCTCTCCTGTTTTCAGGGAGCAGCTGTTAAAACAGAATATATTGATCGGCTGGCTGCCGAGGGAATCCGTTTTACGAATTTCTATGTGAATTCGCCCATCTGCTCCCCTTCGCGGGTTGCTTTGACTACTGGACAATATCCTCAGCGCTGGCGGATCAATTCTTATCTGGCGCAACGCAAAAAGAACCGGGAACGCGGGCTGGCGCAATGGCTGGAGCCCAAGGCACCTGTGCTGGCACGGGAACTGAAGCATGCGGGATACGCGACAGGGCATTTTGGAAAATGGCACATGGGCGGACAGCGGGATGTGGGAGAAGCGCCTTTGATCACCCGCTACGGGTTTGATCAGAGCCTGACTAACTTCGAAGGCCTCGGCCCACGTGTTTTGCCTCTGAAGGACGCCTATGATGGAAAGCCTCCTCAGAAACATGATCTCGGTTCCGCCAACCTCGGACACGGTCCCATTCGCTGGGAAGATCGTTCCGTCGTAACGGCCGCTTTTGTAAAAGACGCTCTGAACTTTATCGATCAGGCTGAAGCGACGGGCCAGCCTTTCTATCTGAATCTCTGGCCCGATGATGTCCATTCTCCATTCTTTCCGCCCGAAGTCGTGCGTGATGCGACGGACGGAAGTAAACGGGCCCTCTATTACGCGGTTCTCAAAGCCATGGATCAGCAGTTGGGGGCATTGTTTGATCGCATACGAAATGACGTGAAACTGAAAAACAATACATTGATTCTGATCGCGTCCGATAATGGTCCTGAAATCGGCGCTGGTCTTGCCAATCCATTGAGGGGGGCCAAGACCTGGCTGTATGAAGGAGGTGTTCGTTCGCCGCTGATCGTCTGGGGGCCGTCGCTGATCAATCCAAAAGCTGCTGGCACAACAAACAATACGTCCGTACTCAGTGCCCTGGATTTAAACCGCTCGCTGTATTCACTAACGGGTACAGAACTCCCACTGGGAGTCCAGCTCGATGGCGAGGATCTGGCTGATACGTTGCTGGGAAAAGAAAAACAGAGCAGACAGGCACCGCTGTTCTGGAGACGTCCTCCCGATCGGCCGGGGACCAGGGAAGAACCGAATCCAGATCTGGCCGCTCGTGCGGGAAAATGGAAGTTTTACATGAACTACGACCAGACCGGTATTCAGCTTTATGATCTCGAACAGGATATCTCGGAAACCCGAAACCAGGCGGCACAACATCCGGATCTGGTCAAACGTTTGCAGCAGGCGGTCTACGAATGGAATTCCAGTCTTCCTGCAGACGCCGGAGATCCCAACTGGCGGCCGAAAAAGAAACCTGCCAAGACAGGAAAGGAAAAGGCAGCTAACTGA
- a CDS encoding DUF1549 domain-containing protein, translated as MLVLSGITSTVTAQTPLHQQIDQLIAEGKPQFKKQAAPLADDATFLRRVTLDLTGTIPTADEVRTFVADSSPDKRSQRIDQLLASPEHARRLQYLFDTMLMERRPGKYVKTAEWEEYLRQSFLENRPWDELVHEILTVDGTDKTTRPAARFLLDRELKSEVVTRDLGRIFLGRDLQCAQCHDHPNVNDYLQRHYHGLDAFLSRSYLFKDPKTKQASIGEKAEGQVSFTSVFTKEEGMTAPRVLDLPEIPDPADAKKAYKVKPAKNVRSVPVYSRRLQLADALTSQHNEAFRKNIVNRLWATMMGQGLVEPLDMWHSDNPPTHPKIVSLLSEELANHEFNLRYVIRELALTQTYQRSSHVSAETEIPERSAYQMGLLKPLTPEQLAWSMMQATGVTSATLERLQTKQRKVDEKQKTKKADDPLWQEEALHGALKGNVVAFVRTFGIVGAQTTRFDASADQALFLLNGNTIQAWLAPSGNQLTARLKKLDQPTAIAEELYLSVFSRFPTETEIKQVALFLKGGPKPTDQDLQQLIWAALSSDEFRFNH; from the coding sequence GTGTTGGTTCTGTCAGGAATCACATCGACTGTCACTGCCCAGACTCCACTGCATCAGCAGATCGATCAGCTCATTGCTGAAGGAAAGCCGCAGTTTAAAAAACAGGCTGCTCCTCTGGCCGATGATGCCACGTTCCTGAGGCGGGTGACCCTGGACCTGACCGGGACCATTCCCACGGCCGATGAAGTTCGAACTTTTGTTGCAGATTCATCTCCGGACAAACGCAGCCAGCGGATCGATCAGTTGCTTGCCTCACCAGAACACGCCCGAAGGTTACAGTATCTGTTCGACACGATGCTGATGGAGCGTCGACCGGGCAAATATGTGAAGACAGCCGAGTGGGAAGAATACCTGCGTCAGTCTTTTCTGGAGAACCGTCCCTGGGATGAACTGGTTCATGAAATTCTGACTGTCGACGGAACAGATAAGACAACCCGACCCGCGGCCCGTTTTCTGTTGGATCGGGAATTAAAATCCGAAGTCGTGACGCGCGATCTGGGCCGTATCTTTCTGGGACGCGATCTGCAATGTGCCCAGTGCCATGATCATCCCAACGTGAATGATTACCTGCAGCGACACTACCATGGTCTGGATGCCTTCCTGAGCCGCAGCTATCTCTTCAAAGATCCCAAGACCAAGCAGGCCTCGATCGGTGAAAAAGCCGAAGGCCAGGTCTCCTTTACCTCCGTGTTTACTAAAGAAGAGGGGATGACCGCCCCCCGGGTCCTGGATCTTCCCGAAATTCCGGATCCGGCGGACGCGAAAAAAGCCTATAAAGTCAAACCTGCAAAGAATGTGCGTTCGGTCCCGGTTTACAGTCGACGTTTGCAACTGGCGGATGCACTAACCAGTCAGCATAACGAAGCGTTCCGGAAGAACATCGTTAACCGTCTCTGGGCGACGATGATGGGCCAGGGGCTGGTTGAACCGCTCGATATGTGGCACTCGGATAATCCTCCGACCCATCCGAAAATCGTGTCGCTTCTGAGTGAAGAGCTAGCGAATCATGAGTTTAATCTGCGGTACGTGATTCGTGAACTGGCACTGACCCAGACCTACCAGCGCAGCAGTCATGTTTCAGCCGAGACTGAGATCCCCGAGCGATCAGCTTACCAGATGGGCCTGCTCAAACCATTGACCCCCGAACAACTCGCCTGGTCCATGATGCAGGCCACCGGGGTGACCTCGGCGACCTTGGAACGTCTGCAGACGAAACAGCGCAAAGTCGATGAGAAACAGAAAACCAAAAAAGCTGATGACCCTCTCTGGCAGGAAGAGGCGTTACACGGCGCATTGAAAGGGAACGTGGTTGCCTTTGTCCGGACATTTGGGATTGTCGGCGCACAGACCACACGTTTCGACGCCTCGGCTGATCAGGCCCTGTTTCTGCTAAATGGTAACACGATCCAGGCCTGGCTCGCTCCCTCTGGTAATCAATTGACGGCCCGTCTGAAGAAGCTGGATCAGCCGACCGCTATCGCAGAAGAGTTGTATCTTTCCGTATTTTCACGGTTCCCCACCGAAACAGAAATCAAACAGGTGGCCTTGTTCCTGAAAGGTGGCCCGAAGCCTACCGACCAGGATCTGCAACAACTTATCTGGGCGGCACTCTCTTCTGACGAGTTTCGTTTCAATCATTAA